The following coding sequences are from one Epilithonimonas vandammei window:
- a CDS encoding glycosyltransferase encodes MISQPLVSIIIPCYNAEEYIEACINSVILQDYENWECIIINDGSKDNTLNIIKIFEAESHKITVFAQENLGLSATRNKGMDNAKGEFIFFLDQDDILATDAISTMVYSSEDNDIIVGITVTTNIIEGEINKVSQLLHPKEGSITFKNDHFEVLKITMESGLKPVAQNRLYNREFIKKNNLCFKNGILHEDELWFFETMLVAKNVKFINKETYYYRIDNAASITKNLSDNNLKSYILVMEEILKKYGRDEKYGVIATWYAIYIKKIFFDFAIRERSKLSKEVISEMEKSLKTSYVPLGKKNILSKNNSIYYKTINKLSLNNFRIIEKYFFRNKINSLRKLLLVLKINFLK; translated from the coding sequence ATGATTTCTCAACCACTAGTGTCTATTATTATTCCTTGTTACAATGCGGAAGAATATATCGAAGCGTGTATAAACTCTGTGATATTACAAGATTATGAAAATTGGGAGTGTATCATAATCAATGATGGAAGCAAGGATAATACTTTAAATATAATAAAAATCTTTGAAGCTGAAAGCCATAAGATAACTGTTTTTGCGCAAGAAAATCTGGGACTTTCTGCTACTAGAAACAAAGGAATGGATAATGCAAAAGGAGAATTTATCTTTTTCCTGGATCAAGATGATATTCTAGCCACTGATGCAATCAGCACAATGGTTTATTCATCCGAGGATAATGATATCATTGTTGGGATTACTGTAACAACGAATATTATAGAAGGAGAAATAAATAAGGTTTCTCAGCTGCTACATCCAAAAGAAGGCTCAATTACTTTTAAAAATGATCATTTTGAAGTTTTAAAAATAACAATGGAATCTGGTCTTAAGCCAGTTGCACAAAACAGATTGTATAATAGAGAATTTATCAAAAAAAATAATCTTTGTTTCAAAAATGGTATTTTACACGAAGACGAACTTTGGTTTTTTGAAACAATGCTGGTTGCAAAGAATGTGAAATTCATTAATAAAGAGACATACTATTACAGGATTGATAATGCCGCATCCATAACTAAAAACTTAAGTGACAATAATTTGAAATCTTATATTCTTGTTATGGAAGAGATTTTAAAAAAATACGGACGTGATGAAAAATATGGTGTCATTGCTACTTGGTATGCGATCTACATAAAAAAAATATTCTTTGACTTTGCAATTAGGGAACGTAGCAAATTAAGCAAAGAAGTTATTTCTGAAATGGAAAAATCTTTAAAGACTAGCTATGTGCCTCTAGGTAAAAAAAATATCCTTTCAAAGAATAACAGTATTTATTATAAAACAATCAATAAGTTATCTTTAAATAATTTTAGAATTATAGAGAAATATTTCTTTCGTAATAAAATAAACAGTCTGAGAAAACTACTTCTGGTTCTGAAAATAAACTTTTTGAAATAG
- a CDS encoding glycosyltransferase family 2 protein codes for MNYPLISLIIPCYNAEKTLEKCMISVMGQTYGNLEIIIVDDGSTDGSSQIYYKHQSQDDRIKVIKQKNAGVSKARNVGLQSATGAYICFVDSDDWVEANYCAKLFQLITNENADIAIIEASYEDEEGQVTFEKPTTQETTFQGRKALSLLLEDTVIQSHPWGKLYKYSLVKDLSFPENIKCFEDYSTLFKIFDKAEKVIRSNDKLYHYIQRDDSLSHDLSPKTAYYFYIAIMEVFRFWQGTRKVENQQKIAKNFVKKLLMVLKRILRQTSKEEMKNEKEAIRQSFTLFLKYPAKTIGLEYYFYLRLYYYFPNLYTKLISKK; via the coding sequence ATGAATTACCCATTAATTAGCCTAATTATCCCTTGTTATAATGCTGAAAAAACGCTGGAAAAATGCATGATTTCAGTGATGGGACAAACCTATGGGAATTTAGAAATCATTATTGTTGACGATGGTTCTACTGATGGATCATCGCAAATATATTACAAACATCAGAGCCAAGATGATCGAATAAAAGTAATCAAACAAAAAAACGCCGGTGTTTCCAAAGCCCGAAATGTTGGACTGCAATCTGCGACCGGAGCCTACATTTGTTTTGTAGATTCTGATGATTGGGTTGAAGCCAATTATTGTGCAAAACTCTTTCAATTAATTACCAATGAAAATGCCGATATTGCGATTATAGAAGCCAGCTATGAAGATGAAGAAGGGCAAGTTACTTTTGAGAAACCTACCACCCAGGAAACAACCTTTCAAGGCAGAAAAGCCTTGTCGCTATTACTAGAAGACACCGTGATCCAAAGTCACCCGTGGGGAAAACTATACAAGTATAGTTTGGTAAAAGATCTCAGTTTCCCAGAAAATATAAAATGTTTTGAAGATTATTCAACACTTTTTAAAATATTTGACAAAGCAGAAAAAGTGATAAGATCCAATGACAAATTATACCACTACATCCAGCGAGACGACAGTCTTTCACACGATCTTTCTCCAAAAACAGCTTATTATTTTTACATTGCAATAATGGAAGTATTCCGATTTTGGCAAGGGACAAGAAAAGTGGAAAACCAACAAAAAATTGCCAAAAATTTTGTTAAGAAATTATTGATGGTTCTCAAAAGGATTCTGCGTCAAACCTCCAAAGAAGAAATGAAAAATGAGAAAGAAGCCATCCGACAATCATTTACTTTATTTCTAAAATATCCCGCGAAAACAATCGGCTTAGAATACTATTTTTATCTGAGACTGTATTATTACTTTCCTAATCTGTACACAAAATTAATATCAAAAAAATGA
- a CDS encoding glycosyltransferase family 2 protein, which translates to MTHLKEKISGLIITYNEEKNIREVLECFDFCHEIIVVDSYSTDKTTDIARSFSNVTVVQNKFEDYTKQRNLALNLANNDWVFFLDGDERISEKGKQEIIETVNNPNACDAYYIYRIFFLGQQKIRFSGTQNDKNFRLFRKSKAHYDDLKKVHETLLVNGKIGFLKHKLLHYSFENYHRFKDKMIYYGQLKGLELSQKGKKYSSFMKWSKTTFKFIKTYILKLGVLDGINGLKISYLQSLYVYETYESLRKATS; encoded by the coding sequence ATGACACACCTTAAAGAAAAAATCAGCGGTTTAATCATCACTTATAACGAAGAAAAAAACATTCGAGAAGTTCTCGAATGTTTTGATTTTTGTCATGAGATTATCGTTGTTGATTCTTACAGCACAGATAAAACAACGGATATTGCTAGATCCTTTTCTAATGTCACAGTTGTTCAAAATAAATTTGAAGATTATACGAAACAAAGAAATCTCGCTCTCAATTTGGCAAACAATGATTGGGTCTTTTTTCTGGATGGGGACGAGAGAATTTCGGAAAAAGGAAAACAAGAAATTATAGAAACCGTGAACAATCCTAATGCTTGCGATGCCTATTATATCTACCGAATTTTTTTTCTAGGTCAGCAAAAAATACGCTTTTCCGGTACACAAAACGATAAAAACTTCAGGCTTTTCAGAAAATCAAAAGCGCATTATGATGATCTGAAAAAGGTGCACGAAACACTTTTAGTAAACGGAAAAATTGGATTTTTAAAGCATAAATTACTTCACTATTCTTTTGAGAATTATCATCGTTTTAAAGATAAAATGATTTATTATGGGCAACTGAAAGGTTTGGAACTGTCTCAAAAAGGAAAAAAATACAGTTCTTTTATGAAATGGAGTAAAACTACTTTCAAATTTATTAAAACTTATATTTTAAAACTCGGGGTCTTGGATGGTATAAACGGTTTAAAGATTAGTTATCTGCAAAGTTTATATGTTTATGAAACCTATGAATCATTAAGAAAAGCTACTTCTTAA
- the rocD gene encoding ornithine--oxo-acid transaminase produces MSTAVQEKNSQYFINLEEKHGAHNYHPLPVVLERGEGVFVWDVEGKKYYDFLSAYSAVNQGHSHPKIVDALVNQAKKLALTSRAFYNSNLGEYEKKITTLFGFDKVLPMNSGAEAVETAVKLARKWSYEVKGISENAAKIIVCENNFHGRTTTIVSFSNDPDANQNYGPFTPGFVKIPYNDLAALEETLRNDAQNIAAFLAEPIQGEAGVFVPDEGFLKGASELCKKYNVLFIADEVQTGIARTGRLIACHHEDVQPDILILGKALSGGMYPVSAVLANNDIMNVIKPGQHGSTFGGNPIACAVAVAALDVVEEEKLSERAEDLGQLFRSEIEKLIEKTDLITKVRGKGLLNAILINDSPDSKTAWNLCLQLKENGLLAKPTHGNIIRLAPPLVITEEQLLDCVKIIEKTILEF; encoded by the coding sequence ATGTCAACAGCAGTTCAGGAAAAAAATTCACAATATTTCATTAATCTTGAAGAAAAACACGGCGCTCATAATTATCATCCTCTTCCCGTGGTTTTGGAACGAGGTGAAGGCGTTTTTGTGTGGGATGTAGAAGGTAAAAAATATTACGATTTTCTTTCGGCTTATTCCGCTGTAAACCAAGGTCATTCTCATCCAAAAATTGTTGATGCTTTGGTAAATCAAGCTAAGAAATTAGCTTTGACATCAAGAGCTTTTTACAATTCCAATCTTGGTGAATACGAGAAAAAAATCACGACTCTTTTTGGTTTTGATAAAGTACTTCCCATGAATTCTGGTGCTGAAGCGGTAGAAACGGCGGTAAAATTAGCCAGAAAATGGAGCTATGAGGTAAAAGGAATTTCAGAAAATGCTGCTAAAATAATCGTTTGTGAGAATAACTTCCACGGAAGAACAACGACGATCGTTTCTTTTTCTAATGACCCAGATGCGAATCAGAATTACGGGCCTTTTACGCCTGGATTTGTAAAAATTCCTTACAATGATTTGGCAGCGTTGGAAGAAACTCTAAGAAATGACGCCCAGAATATTGCTGCATTTTTGGCTGAACCAATCCAAGGTGAGGCTGGAGTCTTTGTTCCGGACGAAGGATTTTTGAAAGGCGCATCAGAATTGTGTAAAAAATATAACGTCCTTTTCATTGCTGATGAAGTTCAAACCGGAATTGCAAGAACCGGAAGATTAATTGCCTGTCATCACGAAGATGTTCAACCTGATATTCTGATTCTAGGAAAAGCGCTTTCCGGCGGAATGTATCCTGTGTCTGCAGTTTTAGCAAACAACGATATTATGAATGTTATCAAGCCAGGGCAACACGGATCAACTTTTGGAGGAAACCCTATTGCTTGTGCAGTGGCAGTGGCAGCTTTAGATGTTGTAGAAGAAGAGAAATTATCCGAAAGAGCTGAAGATTTAGGACAGCTTTTCCGTTCTGAGATAGAGAAATTAATTGAGAAAACAGATTTAATAACGAAAGTACGAGGTAAAGGTTTGCTGAATGCCATTCTAATCAATGATTCCCCAGACAGCAAAACAGCCTGGAATCTTTGCTTACAACTGAAAGAAAATGGATTGCTTGCCAAACCCACACATGGAAACATTATAAGATTGGCACCACCTTTGGTAATCACCGAAGAACAGCTATTGGATTGTGTAAAAATCATCGAGAAAACTATTTTGGAGTTTTAA
- the accC gene encoding acetyl-CoA carboxylase biotin carboxylase subunit, which produces MFKKILIANRGEIAMRILRTAKEMGIKTVAVYSTADKDSLHVRFADEAVCIGPPMSKDSYLKIPNIIAAAEITNADAIHPGYGFLSENANFSRICAKNGIKFIGATPEQIEKMGDKATAKATMKAAGIPCVPGSEGLIDSYEDAKKTAKEIGYPVMIKATAGGGGKGMRAVWKEEDLKDHWDSAIQEAVAAFGNGGMYMEKLIEEPRHIEIQIAGDQYGKACHLSERDCSVQRRNQKLIEETPSPFMTDELREKMGEAAVKAAEFIGYEGVGTIEFLVDKHRNFYFMEMNTRIQVEHPITEQVVDYDLIREQILLASGTPISGKNYYPKMHSIECRINAEDPYMDFRPSPGVIKGLNIPGGHGVRVDTHVYSDYAIPPNYDSMIAKLIVTAQNREEAIAKMKRALEEFYIEGVKTTIPFHRQLLENEDFLAGNYTTKFMEDFVMDKNFDNNI; this is translated from the coding sequence ATGTTCAAAAAAATATTAATCGCCAATCGTGGAGAAATCGCTATGCGAATCCTGCGCACGGCGAAAGAAATGGGAATCAAGACTGTTGCGGTTTATTCTACGGCAGACAAGGACAGTCTTCATGTTCGTTTTGCAGACGAAGCTGTCTGCATCGGACCTCCAATGAGCAAAGACTCATATCTGAAAATCCCAAATATTATTGCAGCTGCTGAGATTACCAATGCAGATGCCATCCATCCTGGTTATGGTTTCCTTTCTGAGAATGCTAACTTCTCCAGAATATGTGCTAAAAACGGCATCAAATTCATCGGAGCAACTCCTGAGCAAATCGAGAAAATGGGAGATAAGGCAACGGCTAAGGCTACAATGAAAGCGGCCGGAATCCCTTGTGTACCAGGTTCTGAAGGATTAATCGATTCTTATGAAGATGCTAAGAAAACAGCAAAGGAAATCGGATATCCTGTAATGATTAAAGCAACTGCAGGTGGCGGTGGAAAAGGAATGAGAGCGGTTTGGAAAGAGGAAGACCTGAAAGACCATTGGGATTCTGCAATACAGGAAGCGGTTGCCGCTTTTGGAAATGGTGGGATGTATATGGAAAAACTGATTGAGGAGCCTAGACATATTGAAATTCAGATTGCTGGAGACCAATATGGGAAAGCTTGTCACCTTTCCGAGAGAGACTGTTCTGTACAGAGAAGAAATCAGAAACTGATAGAAGAAACGCCATCTCCTTTTATGACGGATGAACTCCGTGAGAAAATGGGCGAAGCGGCAGTAAAAGCTGCGGAGTTTATTGGATATGAAGGTGTAGGAACCATCGAATTTTTGGTGGACAAACACAGGAATTTCTATTTTATGGAGATGAATACCAGAATCCAGGTAGAACATCCTATCACCGAACAAGTTGTAGATTACGATTTGATTCGCGAGCAGATTTTGCTAGCTTCCGGAACGCCAATAAGTGGTAAAAATTATTACCCAAAGATGCACTCTATTGAGTGTAGAATCAATGCTGAAGATCCTTATATGGACTTTCGTCCGTCTCCGGGTGTCATCAAAGGTCTTAATATTCCTGGAGGACACGGCGTGAGAGTAGATACACACGTTTATTCGGACTACGCAATTCCGCCAAACTACGATTCGATGATTGCAAAACTAATTGTTACTGCTCAGAACAGAGAAGAAGCAATCGCAAAAATGAAACGTGCGCTGGAAGAATTCTACATCGAAGGGGTGAAAACGACTATTCCTTTCCACAGACAATTATTGGAAAATGAAGATTTCCTTGCCGGAAATTACACTACAAAATTTATGGAAGATTTTGTAATGGATAAAAATTTTGATAATAATATCTAA
- a CDS encoding IS4 family transposase, translating into MDSKLTLFSQIISKIDRVIFKKIVKEKKTDYRNKGFDSWTHLVSMLFCHFAKSTSVRDISNGLRSATGNLNHLGIKTAPSKSSISYQNGKRDADLFKDVYFKLLEQLGQHTKERRIKLKIKVPVYLLDSTLISLCLSLFDWATYRTKKGAVKMHTLLEYDGKLPVYVNITKGSVADNKGAENIPLEKGAVIVADRFYNDFPMLSIWDSKGVFFVIRHKENLKFETLQERELPPKGAQNILKDEDIILSNPISKEKYPKKLRRVAVWDDENKQTIEIITNNFTWAASTIAELYKQRWQIEIFFRDIKQLLHIKTFIGTSENAVKIQIWTALITILILKYLKSIAKYPWQLSNLVAFIRLNIFVKINLQFWLDKPFDQPPESQKTYYQGVLFENL; encoded by the coding sequence ATGGACTCAAAATTAACATTATTTTCTCAGATTATTTCAAAAATAGACCGAGTAATTTTCAAAAAAATAGTCAAAGAAAAAAAGACCGATTACCGAAATAAAGGATTCGATAGTTGGACCCATTTAGTTTCTATGCTTTTCTGTCATTTTGCTAAAAGCACTTCGGTACGGGATATTTCCAATGGACTTCGTAGCGCAACGGGCAACCTCAATCATTTAGGGATAAAAACAGCACCTTCCAAATCTTCTATTAGCTACCAGAATGGAAAACGAGATGCAGATTTGTTTAAAGACGTGTATTTCAAACTATTAGAACAATTAGGACAGCACACGAAAGAAAGACGGATAAAACTCAAAATAAAAGTTCCTGTCTATTTATTAGATTCTACGCTTATTTCTCTATGCCTGTCTTTGTTCGATTGGGCAACATATCGAACTAAAAAAGGAGCCGTGAAAATGCATACCTTACTTGAATATGATGGGAAACTTCCTGTTTATGTGAATATTACCAAAGGAAGTGTTGCTGATAACAAGGGAGCGGAAAACATTCCTTTGGAAAAGGGAGCAGTCATTGTTGCAGACCGATTCTATAACGATTTCCCAATGCTCTCTATTTGGGACAGCAAAGGTGTTTTCTTTGTAATAAGACATAAAGAAAATCTGAAATTTGAAACTTTACAGGAACGAGAACTTCCACCAAAAGGAGCGCAAAACATTTTGAAAGACGAAGACATAATCCTTTCAAACCCTATTTCAAAAGAAAAATACCCTAAAAAATTAAGAAGAGTGGCGGTTTGGGACGATGAAAACAAGCAAACTATCGAAATTATCACCAATAATTTCACTTGGGCAGCTTCCACCATTGCAGAACTGTACAAACAAAGGTGGCAGATTGAGATTTTTTTCAGAGACATCAAGCAATTGCTTCATATCAAAACATTTATCGGAACATCTGAAAATGCAGTTAAAATACAAATTTGGACTGCACTTATCACTATTCTCATTCTGAAATACCTGAAATCCATCGCAAAATATCCTTGGCAATTATCAAATCTGGTAGCTTTTATCCGATTGAATATTTTTGTTAAAATTAATCTTCAATTTTGGCTCGACAAACCTTTTGACCAACCACCTGAATCTCAAAAAACATATTATCAAGGGGTTCTTTTTGAAAATCTATAG
- the accB gene encoding acetyl-CoA carboxylase biotin carboxyl carrier protein, translated as MDIKDIQNLVRFVAKAGVSEVKYKNKDFEIYIKTPLGGEPVSYVTPQVAYQSPVSAPAVNPVSANTTTSEAATTADDSKYITIKSPMIGTFYRKPSPDKDVFVNVGDSVTEGKVVCVIEAMKLFNQIESEISGKIVKILVDDASPVEYDQPLFLVDPS; from the coding sequence ATGGATATAAAAGACATTCAGAATCTTGTAAGATTTGTTGCAAAGGCAGGTGTTTCAGAAGTGAAGTATAAAAACAAGGACTTTGAAATCTATATAAAAACTCCTCTTGGAGGTGAACCTGTAAGCTATGTCACTCCTCAAGTTGCCTACCAATCACCAGTTTCTGCACCAGCTGTAAATCCAGTTTCAGCAAATACTACCACCTCTGAAGCAGCAACTACTGCTGATGACAGCAAATATATCACGATCAAGTCTCCAATGATTGGTACTTTTTACAGAAAACCATCTCCTGACAAAGATGTATTTGTAAACGTGGGCGATTCTGTTACGGAAGGAAAAGTAGTTTGCGTCATTGAGGCAATGAAACTTTTCAACCAAATAGAGTCCGAAATCAGTGGGAAAATCGTAAAAATATTAGTAGACGATGCTTCTCCTGTAGAATACGACCAACCATTATTTTTGGTAGATCCATCTTAA
- the rpmF gene encoding 50S ribosomal protein L32, translating into MAHPKRRQSSTRRDKRRTHYKAVAPQLAKDATTGELHLYHRAHWHEGKLYYKGKVVLEKTVETTEEN; encoded by the coding sequence ATGGCACATCCTAAGAGAAGACAGTCGTCTACAAGAAGAGATAAAAGAAGAACGCACTATAAAGCTGTAGCGCCTCAATTGGCAAAAGATGCTACGACTGGTGAACTACACCTTTATCACAGAGCTCACTGGCACGAAGGAAAACTTTACTACAAAGGAAAAGTTGTACTAGAGAAAACTGTAGAAACAACAGAAGAAAACTAA
- a CDS encoding YceD family protein translates to MDRFRNYDIAFSGLKTGKHDFKFEINQEFFDLFETEQEFFNPEISVDVHLDKHTTFLEFFINVSGTVQLICDISTDEFSENIMNDLKILVKFGEEYDDSNEDIITIPQKDSDFNVANLIYETVVLSIPMKKVAPSVRDNDEYEKLLEKYSPKPIEEEEEQSTDPRWEALKKLRNNN, encoded by the coding sequence ATGGACAGATTTAGAAACTACGATATTGCTTTTTCTGGTCTAAAAACCGGAAAGCACGATTTCAAATTTGAAATCAATCAAGAGTTCTTTGATTTATTTGAGACTGAACAGGAGTTTTTTAACCCAGAGATCAGTGTGGATGTTCACCTGGACAAGCACACGACCTTTTTGGAATTTTTCATCAATGTTTCAGGAACAGTTCAACTGATTTGCGACATCAGCACAGATGAATTTTCTGAGAATATAATGAACGATTTGAAAATTCTTGTGAAATTCGGGGAAGAATATGATGACAGCAATGAAGACATTATCACCATTCCTCAGAAAGACAGCGACTTTAATGTCGCCAATCTTATATATGAAACCGTGGTTTTATCGATCCCGATGAAAAAAGTGGCGCCATCTGTAAGAGACAATGACGAGTATGAAAAGCTGCTGGAAAAATACAGTCCGAAACCAATCGAAGAAGAGGAAGAACAGAGCACAGACCCAAGATGGGAAGCTTTGAAAAAATTGAGAAACAATAATTAA
- the pdxA gene encoding 4-hydroxythreonine-4-phosphate dehydrogenase PdxA: MSSKHHKIRVGISIGDFNGIGPEIILKSLKDKSITDFFTPVIFGSGKLFTYQKNVFKLQTNFNYINSPKEAQGGKINMVNLIKENSNIEFGVPTEESTKLAIASLEAATEALLNQEIDVLVTAPINKDEMIKYGFAHAGHTGYFEEKAQKKAVMFMVTDELKVAVSTHHIPVSEVAQHITKEKIKKQVKQLVSTLKEDFCVEKPKIAVLGLNPHAGDGGVIGREEIEIIQPAIKELFDQGIMAFGPYPADSFFQPEKYKAYDAVLAMYHDQGLTPFKTIAYEEGVNYSAGLPFIRTSPDHGVAYDIAGKSLADQTSFSEAIFTAIKIFKNRSEYKDLTENKLRTKVSHITNGVDEDLPTGDE; this comes from the coding sequence ATGAGCTCCAAACACCATAAAATCAGAGTGGGAATTTCAATCGGTGATTTCAACGGCATCGGCCCGGAAATCATCCTGAAATCTCTGAAGGACAAAAGCATCACAGATTTTTTCACGCCAGTTATATTTGGTTCAGGAAAACTCTTTACTTATCAGAAAAATGTTTTCAAATTACAGACCAATTTCAATTACATCAACTCACCAAAGGAAGCTCAGGGTGGAAAAATCAACATGGTCAATCTCATAAAAGAGAACAGCAATATAGAATTTGGAGTTCCTACAGAAGAATCCACCAAACTGGCCATTGCTTCCCTTGAAGCCGCTACAGAAGCCTTGCTCAATCAGGAAATCGATGTGCTGGTTACCGCTCCAATCAATAAGGATGAGATGATAAAGTACGGCTTTGCGCACGCAGGTCACACAGGATACTTCGAAGAAAAAGCGCAGAAAAAAGCCGTGATGTTTATGGTAACAGACGAGCTGAAAGTGGCTGTTTCCACCCATCACATTCCAGTCTCGGAAGTGGCGCAACACATCACCAAAGAAAAAATCAAGAAACAGGTTAAGCAATTGGTTTCTACGTTAAAAGAAGATTTTTGTGTAGAAAAACCAAAAATTGCCGTGCTTGGACTGAATCCTCACGCTGGTGACGGCGGCGTAATCGGCAGAGAAGAAATTGAGATTATACAACCGGCTATCAAAGAATTATTTGACCAGGGCATTATGGCATTTGGACCGTATCCGGCAGACAGTTTTTTCCAGCCTGAAAAATACAAAGCTTATGATGCTGTTTTGGCAATGTATCACGACCAGGGACTGACACCGTTTAAAACCATTGCTTACGAAGAGGGCGTTAATTATTCCGCAGGTTTGCCATTTATCAGAACTTCCCCAGACCACGGGGTAGCGTACGATATTGCCGGAAAAAGTCTAGCCGATCAAACTTCCTTTTCTGAAGCTATTTTTACAGCCATCAAGATTTTTAAAAACAGAAGCGAATATAAGGATTTAACAGAAAACAAGCTTCGCACAAAGGTTTCACACATTACCAATGGTGTGGATGAAGACCTTCCAACTGGAGATGAATAA
- a CDS encoding riboflavin synthase, with protein MFTGIIEATGNVVKIEKNETNIDFTLSCPFTQELKIDQSLAHNGCCLTVVEISGNQYKVTAINETLEKTNLGHWSVGTEVNLERCLKFEGRLDGHVVQGHVDKTGIVEHIENLNGSYVITISYEESDEYTTVPQGSITVNGTSLTVAESGKNKFSVAIIPYTWEFTNKKHLKKGDVVNLEFDIIGKYVAKLLKKQYVI; from the coding sequence ATGTTTACAGGAATCATTGAAGCAACAGGGAATGTTGTTAAAATCGAGAAAAACGAAACTAATATAGACTTCACGCTAAGCTGTCCATTTACGCAGGAACTGAAAATAGACCAAAGTCTAGCACATAACGGTTGTTGCCTCACGGTAGTAGAAATCAGTGGGAACCAATATAAAGTGACAGCCATCAATGAAACGCTTGAAAAGACAAATCTTGGCCATTGGAGTGTGGGAACGGAAGTGAATTTGGAACGCTGTTTGAAATTCGAAGGAAGATTAGACGGTCACGTGGTGCAAGGTCACGTGGACAAGACTGGAATTGTAGAGCATATTGAGAATCTGAACGGAAGCTACGTTATAACAATTTCTTATGAAGAATCAGATGAATATACGACAGTTCCTCAAGGCTCAATTACAGTCAACGGAACGAGTCTGACCGTGGCAGAGAGCGGAAAAAATAAGTTTTCTGTAGCTATTATTCCGTACACTTGGGAGTTTACGAATAAAAAGCATCTGAAAAAAGGTGATGTAGTGAATCTAGAATTTGACATCATCGGAAAGTATGTTGCCAAACTTTTGAAAAAACAATATGTCATTTAG